A section of the Saliniramus fredricksonii genome encodes:
- a CDS encoding IS110 family transposase, which produces MDNISIIGLDLAKRVFQAHGARADGSVGFRKKLGRSQVLGFFAKQPRCIVAMEACATAHEWGRAIGELGHEVRLIPPIYVKPFVKRQKNDAADAEAIAEAAGRPTMRFVAVKSEAQQAKAMAFRTRDLLVKQRTQLINALRGHLAEHGLIAPQGPAHVKVLADALEAAGSRLETLVIELGRLYLEQIELLSGRIADLDKVLKREAAREEDTARLMTMPGVGPLTAMAVQTFAPPMETFRRGRDFAAWTGLVPVQRSTGGKQILGRTSKMGQRDIRRLLIIGAMSVVRWAVRKGAPEGSWLARMLARKPRMVVAIALANKMARGIWAMSTRGENFRGPVAAV; this is translated from the coding sequence ATGGACAACATTAGCATCATCGGCCTTGACCTCGCAAAGCGGGTCTTCCAGGCGCACGGCGCGCGAGCGGACGGTAGCGTCGGCTTCCGCAAGAAGCTGGGTCGCTCGCAGGTTCTCGGCTTCTTTGCCAAGCAGCCGCGCTGCATCGTTGCTATGGAAGCGTGTGCGACGGCCCACGAGTGGGGCCGCGCGATCGGCGAGCTCGGTCACGAGGTCCGCCTGATCCCGCCGATCTACGTCAAGCCGTTCGTCAAGCGGCAGAAGAACGACGCGGCCGACGCAGAGGCGATAGCCGAGGCGGCGGGTCGCCCGACCATGCGCTTCGTCGCGGTCAAATCCGAGGCGCAGCAGGCGAAGGCGATGGCTTTCCGGACGCGGGACCTCCTCGTCAAGCAGCGCACGCAGCTCATCAACGCACTGCGGGGCCACCTCGCCGAGCACGGCCTCATAGCGCCGCAGGGGCCGGCTCATGTCAAGGTGCTGGCGGACGCGCTGGAGGCAGCCGGCTCGCGTCTCGAGACGCTCGTGATCGAGCTGGGGCGCCTCTATCTCGAGCAGATCGAACTGCTCTCCGGCAGGATCGCGGATCTCGACAAGGTGCTGAAGCGCGAAGCGGCGCGGGAAGAAGACACCGCACGACTGATGACCATGCCTGGCGTGGGCCCGCTGACTGCGATGGCGGTCCAGACCTTCGCCCCGCCGATGGAGACGTTCAGGCGTGGACGCGACTTCGCAGCCTGGACGGGGCTCGTCCCTGTCCAGCGATCGACCGGTGGGAAGCAGATCCTCGGACGAACGTCCAAGATGGGGCAGCGCGACATACGGCGTCTCCTGATCATCGGCGCGATGTCGGTGGTCCGCTGGGCCGTCAGGAAGGGCGCGCCGGAAGGCAGTTGGCTCGCACGCATGCTGGCCCGCAAGCCACGCATGGTCGTCGCCATCGCGCTGGCCAATAAGATGGCGCGCGGGATCTGGGCGATGTCGACGCGGGGAGAGAACTTCAGGGGTCCGGTCGCCGCGGTCTGA
- a CDS encoding DUF3768 domain-containing protein, with protein MSSERIRQLNDSVRHTFSGARILVSNGVAALGDDALGEILALVHTYDHFTPANDPFGEHDFGLISWDGHDLAWKIDYFDMDLAMHSPDPADPTVTARVLTIMLAEEM; from the coding sequence ATGAGCAGTGAGCGAATCCGCCAACTGAATGATTCCGTTCGGCACACATTCAGTGGAGCCCGCATTCTGGTATCGAATGGGGTAGCAGCACTCGGCGACGACGCACTCGGAGAAATCCTTGCCCTCGTTCACACCTACGACCATTTCACACCCGCCAATGACCCGTTCGGCGAACACGACTTTGGCTTGATCAGTTGGGACGGGCACGACCTGGCTTGGAAGATCGACTATTTCGATATGGATCTGGCCATGCACTCACCTGATCCTGCCGATCCCACCGTTACTGCGCGTGTGCTGACCATCATGCTGGCAGAGGAGATGTGA
- a CDS encoding tyrosine-type recombinase/integrase → MRQAQTLSDAQLKRVLNHITTRKHPQRDRTILLVSVYAGLRAKEIAGLKHGDVFDADGRVREQFILTADQAKGGRRRTVYLSQRLRKALADYRTSIPSTDPFRPLFASQKGGHFSPNTMCQLFLSIYKACGLKDASSHSGRRTYITRLANKGVGVRLLAALAGHRHIATTQRYIDVNTDQLTEAVELL, encoded by the coding sequence ATGCGACAGGCTCAAACGCTGAGCGACGCGCAATTGAAACGCGTCCTCAATCACATCACCACCCGAAAACATCCACAACGTGATCGCACCATCCTGTTGGTGAGCGTGTATGCCGGTTTGCGGGCAAAGGAGATCGCAGGCTTGAAACACGGTGACGTGTTCGATGCTGATGGCCGAGTGAGGGAGCAATTCATCCTCACCGCTGACCAGGCCAAAGGTGGACGCCGACGAACTGTGTATTTGAGCCAGCGCTTGCGAAAGGCGCTGGCTGACTATCGGACCAGCATTCCATCGACCGATCCTTTTCGGCCCCTGTTCGCCAGTCAGAAGGGCGGACATTTCTCTCCCAACACCATGTGCCAGCTGTTTCTCTCTATCTACAAGGCATGTGGGCTCAAAGATGCCAGCAGTCACAGTGGCCGTCGCACCTACATTACCCGATTGGCGAACAAGGGCGTCGGCGTTCGCTTGTTGGCTGCACTGGCCGGCCATCGCCACATCGCCACCACCCAACGCTATATCGACGTGAACACCGATCAGCTGACTGAGGCAGTGGAGCTGCTCTGA
- a CDS encoding tyrosine-type recombinase/integrase, giving the protein MPKLSSETVTIMDGDIRLTRRPNSRAWQAAFKAGKRLVRISTGCRQLDDAKRRAREQYMEYQLRLKNNLPTVTKRFADVAATCIADMQNQLAAGTGKKSYKDYIAVLKRYFIPYFQNQHVNKITFADLQAFSKWRVEKIGKEPKASTLNTHNAAIARVFDEAVAQGYIHRSHVPLLINKGKDSERRPDFDKDEYRKLLGHLPHWINAGRKGKSRDMRHLLRDYILILANTGIRHGTEADNLHWKHVNLFTDKGKTFLEMSVDGKTGRRDIICRSGTENYLKRIQSRCADIAGFPFEELLKRKIDKPVFRLPDGTTTMNLRQTFRRLMEDTDLLKCPRTERNRTLYSLRHTYATFGLVNDGLDIHTLAIQMGTSIQMIEQHYSHLTPRLKKEALTGKRYELTAEEYRQKQAISGMEIDPAELNKAVTDDDDVDDALPAEPDEGDAEAGSESVSLPNEASAADNGSKSSAEMAFDLFEDGRLSENGLIAALGVDKPGFELSERLRQRALQAFGQGKLTGNGLLRLMGHQQTDQSSSTASVS; this is encoded by the coding sequence ATGCCCAAGCTCAGCTCAGAGACGGTGACCATAATGGATGGGGATATTCGGCTCACCCGTCGCCCCAACAGCAGAGCATGGCAGGCAGCCTTCAAAGCCGGCAAGCGACTCGTTCGTATCAGCACCGGCTGCCGCCAACTCGACGATGCCAAAAGACGCGCACGTGAGCAGTACATGGAGTATCAGCTTCGGCTGAAGAACAATCTGCCCACAGTCACAAAGCGCTTCGCCGACGTTGCCGCCACATGCATCGCCGATATGCAAAACCAGCTGGCAGCCGGTACGGGCAAAAAGAGCTACAAGGACTATATCGCCGTCCTCAAACGCTATTTCATCCCGTATTTTCAGAATCAGCACGTCAACAAGATCACCTTCGCCGACCTGCAGGCATTCTCAAAATGGCGGGTGGAAAAGATCGGCAAAGAGCCCAAAGCCTCCACCCTCAACACCCATAATGCGGCCATTGCCCGTGTTTTCGACGAGGCCGTTGCACAGGGCTATATCCACCGTTCGCACGTGCCGTTGCTCATCAACAAGGGCAAGGATAGCGAGCGCCGACCGGATTTCGACAAAGATGAATATCGAAAGCTGCTCGGCCATCTGCCTCATTGGATCAACGCTGGTCGGAAGGGCAAGTCACGCGATATGCGGCATCTTCTGCGTGATTATATCCTCATCCTGGCCAATACCGGCATCAGACATGGCACCGAAGCCGACAATCTGCATTGGAAACACGTCAACCTGTTCACCGATAAGGGAAAGACGTTTTTGGAGATGTCGGTCGATGGCAAAACCGGCAGGCGTGATATCATCTGCCGATCTGGTACGGAAAACTATCTCAAGCGCATTCAGTCACGTTGCGCAGATATCGCTGGTTTTCCATTTGAGGAGCTGTTGAAGCGCAAGATCGACAAGCCGGTGTTTCGATTGCCTGATGGAACGACGACGATGAACCTGCGTCAGACATTTCGGCGTCTGATGGAGGATACGGATTTGCTCAAGTGCCCACGTACTGAGCGCAATCGCACGCTCTATAGCTTACGCCATACCTATGCGACGTTTGGCCTGGTCAACGATGGACTCGATATCCACACGCTCGCCATTCAGATGGGCACCAGCATTCAGATGATCGAGCAGCATTACAGCCATCTCACACCACGTCTGAAGAAGGAGGCGCTGACCGGCAAGCGCTATGAGCTGACGGCTGAGGAATATCGACAGAAGCAGGCTATCAGCGGTATGGAAATCGATCCTGCCGAATTGAACAAAGCCGTCACCGATGATGATGATGTTGATGACGCACTGCCAGCCGAACCGGATGAGGGCGATGCCGAAGCTGGATCAGAATCTGTGTCACTGCCAAATGAGGCATCGGCTGCCGATAATGGGTCGAAATCATCGGCAGAGATGGCCTTCGATCTCTTTGAAGATGGAAGGCTTTCTGAGAATGGGCTGATCGCTGCGTTGGGTGTCGATAAACCCGGTTTTGAATTGTCCGAAAGATTGCGGCAACGCGCATTGCAGGCATTTGGGCAGGGCAAACTAACTGGGAATGGATTGCTGAGGCTAATGGGCCATCAGCAAACGGATCAGAGCAGCTCCACTGCCTCAGTCAGCTGA
- a CDS encoding class I SAM-dependent methyltransferase, whose product MAVAYDLEGQKRAYKRWAPYYDRVYHKLLADAHAKTARAAAKAGPDILEIGVGTGLVLPWYPEGTRVIGVDLSFHMLERARDKMLSGAAPQTRLVAAMDACRLGLADESFDAVAVPFVITLVPDPEGALDEAMRVLKPGGAIVISSKLGYDTGAMAKIEEWVAPLMKKVGWSSAFRIERIKAWAEARGDVELTEIAPLFPAGWFKLMRLVKRS is encoded by the coding sequence ATGGCCGTCGCCTACGATCTCGAAGGACAGAAACGCGCCTACAAGCGCTGGGCCCCGTATTACGACAGGGTTTATCACAAGCTTCTCGCCGATGCGCATGCGAAGACCGCGCGCGCCGCCGCGAAGGCCGGGCCGGATATCCTCGAGATCGGCGTCGGCACCGGGCTGGTGCTGCCCTGGTATCCGGAGGGAACGCGGGTGATCGGCGTCGATCTCTCCTTTCACATGCTGGAGCGCGCCCGCGACAAGATGCTCTCGGGTGCTGCGCCACAGACGCGCCTCGTCGCCGCCATGGATGCCTGCCGGCTGGGTCTTGCCGATGAAAGCTTCGACGCGGTGGCCGTGCCCTTCGTGATCACCCTCGTGCCTGATCCTGAAGGTGCGCTCGACGAGGCGATGCGGGTTCTCAAGCCCGGCGGTGCGATCGTGATCTCCTCGAAACTTGGCTATGATACGGGCGCCATGGCGAAGATCGAGGAATGGGTGGCGCCGCTCATGAAGAAGGTGGGCTGGAGTTCGGCTTTTCGAATTGAACGGATCAAGGCCTGGGCCGAGGCGCGCGGCGATGTGGAATTGACCGAAATCGCGCCGCTTTTCCCTGCCGGCTGGTTCAAGCTGATGCGTCTGGTCAAGCGCAGCTGA
- the mnmA gene encoding tRNA 2-thiouridine(34) synthase MnmA — translation MLNSLDIAKEPSQTRVVVAMSGGVDSSVVAAMMQREGYDVIGITLQLYDHGAAVHRKGACCAGQDIHDARRVAEMLGIPHYVLDYESRFREAVIDNFADSYLAGETPIPCVECNRSIKFRDLLATAQELGADVLATGHYVASRALPDGGRALYRALDPSRDQSYFLYATTPEQLAMLRFPLAEQEKSETRALARELGLVVAEKADSQDICFVPNGNYADVIAKLKPHAAEPGDIVHLDGRVLGRHEGIIHYTVGQRRGLGIAVGEPLFVVALDADRGRVIVGPREALATRKIILRDVNWLGEVPLSRIGEAGIEICARVRSTRAPGPAILRMKDGAAEVELLVAEDGVSPGQACVFYESDDPRARVLGGGTIATRVGAPRLDLIGAEPARRIGAV, via the coding sequence ATGCTCAACAGCCTGGATATCGCGAAGGAGCCGTCGCAGACGCGCGTCGTCGTGGCCATGTCGGGCGGTGTCGATTCCTCCGTCGTCGCCGCGATGATGCAGCGCGAGGGCTACGACGTCATCGGCATCACGCTGCAGCTCTACGATCACGGCGCCGCCGTGCATCGCAAGGGCGCTTGCTGCGCCGGACAGGACATCCACGATGCGCGCCGCGTGGCGGAGATGCTCGGCATCCCGCATTACGTGCTCGATTACGAATCGCGCTTCCGCGAGGCGGTGATCGACAATTTCGCCGACAGCTACCTCGCCGGCGAGACGCCGATCCCCTGCGTCGAATGCAACCGCTCGATCAAGTTCAGGGACCTCCTCGCGACTGCGCAGGAGCTCGGTGCTGATGTGCTCGCCACCGGCCATTACGTCGCGAGCCGGGCGCTGCCCGATGGCGGGCGGGCGCTCTACCGCGCCCTCGATCCTTCCCGCGACCAGAGCTATTTCCTCTACGCCACGACGCCCGAACAGCTCGCCATGCTGCGCTTTCCGCTGGCCGAGCAGGAGAAGAGCGAGACGCGCGCGCTCGCCCGCGAGCTCGGGCTGGTCGTGGCCGAAAAGGCCGACAGCCAGGATATCTGCTTCGTGCCCAACGGCAATTACGCTGATGTCATCGCCAAGCTGAAGCCGCATGCGGCTGAGCCGGGGGATATCGTCCATCTCGACGGGCGCGTTCTGGGTCGCCACGAGGGGATCATCCATTACACGGTCGGCCAGCGCCGGGGGCTCGGCATCGCCGTGGGCGAGCCGCTCTTCGTCGTGGCGCTCGATGCCGATCGCGGGCGCGTCATTGTCGGCCCGCGCGAGGCGCTTGCCACCCGCAAGATCATCCTGCGCGACGTCAACTGGCTCGGCGAGGTGCCGCTTTCCCGGATCGGTGAGGCCGGTATCGAGATCTGCGCCCGGGTGCGCTCGACGCGTGCGCCCGGCCCGGCGATCCTGCGGATGAAGGACGGCGCGGCCGAGGTCGAACTGCTCGTGGCCGAGGACGGGGTCTCGCCCGGCCAGGCCTGTGTCTTCTACGAGAGCGACGATCCCCGCGCGCGCGTGCTCGGCGGCGGCACCATCGCCACCCGCGTCGGCGCTCCGCGGCTCGACCTTATCGGCGCAGAGCCCGCACGCAGGATCGGCGCCGTCTGA
- a CDS encoding HD domain-containing protein yields the protein MSRKSSTHRPARAWQRMLSGRRLDLLDPSPLDIELEDIAHGLARVARWNGQTHGVHIFSVAQHSLLVETVAADMAQALTPGERLGILLHDAPEYVIGDMISPFKAVIGDTYKQVEARLMAAIRLHFGLSATPSRALAALMKRADGAAAFHEAVRLAGFAEEEAERFFGKPRALSPASEALLAPQPIEVMQQRFAQRVAALQNERGRV from the coding sequence ATGAGCCGCAAATCATCGACACATCGACCCGCGCGCGCCTGGCAACGGATGCTGTCGGGACGCCGGCTCGACCTGCTCGATCCCTCGCCGCTCGATATCGAACTCGAAGACATCGCCCACGGCCTCGCCCGTGTCGCGCGCTGGAACGGGCAGACGCATGGCGTACACATCTTCTCGGTGGCCCAGCATTCACTGCTGGTCGAGACGGTCGCCGCAGATATGGCGCAGGCGCTGACACCCGGGGAACGGCTCGGCATCCTGCTGCATGACGCGCCGGAATACGTGATCGGTGACATGATCTCCCCCTTCAAGGCGGTGATCGGCGATACCTACAAGCAGGTCGAGGCGCGGCTGATGGCGGCGATCCGCCTGCATTTCGGCCTCTCCGCCACGCCCTCGCGGGCACTCGCTGCCTTGATGAAGCGCGCCGACGGCGCCGCAGCCTTTCACGAAGCCGTCCGGCTCGCCGGCTTTGCGGAGGAGGAAGCCGAGCGCTTCTTCGGCAAACCCCGGGCACTGTCTCCCGCGAGCGAGGCGTTGCTTGCACCGCAGCCGATCGAAGTGATGCAGCAGCGTTTCGCGCAGCGCGTTGCAGCCTTGCAGAATGAGCGTGGCCGGGTTTGA
- a CDS encoding DNA-3-methyladenine glycosylase I: MAPGPSLIVHPDGLARCWWPGCDPLYVDYHDTEWGVPETDGRALFEKLILDGFQAGLSWITILRKRDAFRAAFAGFDPQAIARFDEARIGALMNDAGIVRNRAKIVATIAGARAWLAIEEREGFAHFLWKFVDGCPAQPQYQTRETVPTQNAQSQAMSRALKAEGFGFCGPTIVYAFMQAVGMTNDHLTGCFRHAECAALADIRIDGAGA, encoded by the coding sequence ATGGCGCCCGGCCCGTCCCTGATCGTGCACCCGGACGGACTGGCCCGTTGCTGGTGGCCGGGGTGTGATCCGCTCTATGTCGACTATCACGATACCGAATGGGGCGTGCCAGAGACGGATGGGCGGGCGCTGTTCGAGAAGCTCATTCTCGACGGTTTCCAGGCCGGGCTGTCCTGGATCACCATCCTGCGCAAACGCGACGCCTTCCGTGCAGCCTTTGCCGGATTCGATCCGCAGGCCATTGCGCGATTTGACGAGGCGCGCATCGGGGCGCTGATGAATGATGCCGGTATCGTGCGCAACCGCGCCAAGATCGTCGCCACCATCGCCGGGGCGCGCGCCTGGCTCGCCATTGAGGAGCGGGAGGGGTTTGCGCATTTTCTCTGGAAATTCGTTGATGGATGCCCGGCGCAGCCGCAATACCAGACCCGTGAAACCGTGCCGACGCAGAATGCGCAATCGCAGGCCATGTCGCGCGCGCTGAAGGCGGAGGGGTTCGGTTTTTGCGGGCCTACCATCGTCTATGCCTTCATGCAGGCGGTGGGCATGACGAACGATCATCTCACCGGCTGCTTTCGTCATGCCGAATGCGCTGCGCTTGCCGATATCCGGATCGACGGGGCAGGCGCATGA
- a CDS encoding MipA/OmpV family protein, with protein MTLKSRFHPLSRHTLSGVVLGAGLAAGVHAMSAAPAQAQTTNVFAGSWTMTIGAEARLLPQFEGAKTYRVRPMPIFSIRRSGSPTRFRAPDDGIRIGLIEVENVRVGAVGKFRGRRAESDAAALTGLGNVGFTAEIGGFAEIWATQNFRLSAEMRHGIGGHTGVLADVGADLVMRPDTQWTLSVGPRLSWANAEYNRTYFGVSREQQAAGSRLALYSPGSGIRAFGVVGSASYAVTPDWTVRAFARYDRLAGDVRKSPLVRTHGSPNQFSAGFGLSYSFSADMR; from the coding sequence ATGACCCTGAAATCGCGTTTTCATCCGCTCAGCCGCCACACCCTTTCCGGTGTGGTTCTCGGTGCCGGTCTCGCTGCGGGTGTGCATGCCATGTCGGCCGCCCCCGCGCAGGCCCAGACCACCAATGTCTTCGCCGGCAGCTGGACCATGACGATCGGGGCAGAAGCCCGCCTCCTGCCACAGTTCGAGGGTGCCAAGACCTATCGCGTGCGCCCCATGCCGATCTTCTCCATTCGCCGCTCCGGCTCGCCGACCCGGTTCCGTGCGCCTGATGACGGCATCCGTATCGGCCTCATCGAGGTGGAGAATGTTCGCGTTGGCGCCGTGGGCAAGTTCCGCGGGCGCCGGGCCGAAAGCGATGCTGCCGCTCTCACGGGGCTCGGCAATGTCGGCTTCACGGCGGAAATCGGCGGCTTCGCAGAGATCTGGGCGACCCAGAATTTCCGGCTGAGCGCCGAGATGCGCCATGGGATCGGCGGCCATACCGGCGTCCTCGCGGATGTGGGGGCTGATCTCGTCATGCGTCCGGATACGCAATGGACGCTCTCGGTCGGACCGCGCCTGTCCTGGGCCAATGCCGAATACAACCGTACCTATTTCGGCGTCAGCCGCGAACAGCAGGCAGCCGGTTCGCGACTCGCGCTGTATTCGCCGGGATCGGGCATCCGTGCTTTCGGCGTCGTCGGCTCGGCCAGCTATGCCGTTACCCCCGACTGGACGGTCCGGGCCTTTGCCCGCTATGACCGCCTCGCTGGCGATGTGCGCAAGTCGCCGCTGGTGCGCACGCATGGTTCGCCCAACCAGTTTTCCGCCGGCTTCGGCCTGTCCTACTCCTTCAGCGCCGATATGCGCTGA
- a CDS encoding CAF17-like 4Fe-4S cluster assembly/insertion protein YgfZ yields MPLARLDDRAVLHVAGEAAHDFLDGLITSDVDNAQPGKPIFAALLTPQGKILFDFFLHVAPESEGGFYLDCRRDLLSELARRLKFYRLRAKVTLDERAEDFAVIAGWDDATVPKTARVAGPDPRLAALGWRAILTAGDAPVGDASGDDYKAHRMAHGMPEGGLDYAFGETFPHEALMDQNGGVDFAKGCYVGQEVVSRMQHRGTARTRFVPVTALAGSLPEPGAEITAGGKVVGTCVSATQDRAMAKMRLDRVADALNAGAALESGQARLALIQPDWLGISLPHAAYGLDSER; encoded by the coding sequence ATGCCTTTGGCGAGACTGGATGATCGCGCGGTTCTGCATGTCGCCGGCGAGGCGGCGCATGATTTTCTCGACGGTCTGATCACCAGCGATGTGGACAATGCGCAGCCGGGCAAGCCGATCTTCGCGGCGCTGCTCACGCCCCAGGGGAAGATCCTGTTCGATTTCTTCCTCCATGTCGCGCCCGAATCGGAGGGCGGATTCTATCTCGATTGCCGGCGCGACCTGCTTTCCGAACTCGCCAGACGGCTGAAATTCTACCGCCTGCGCGCCAAGGTCACGCTGGATGAGCGCGCCGAAGATTTCGCCGTCATCGCCGGCTGGGACGATGCTACGGTTCCGAAGACGGCACGTGTCGCGGGCCCCGATCCGCGCCTCGCCGCTCTCGGCTGGCGGGCGATCTTGACGGCGGGCGATGCACCGGTGGGCGACGCGTCGGGCGATGATTACAAGGCCCATCGCATGGCGCATGGCATGCCCGAGGGCGGTTTGGACTACGCTTTCGGCGAAACCTTCCCGCACGAGGCGCTGATGGATCAAAATGGCGGGGTGGATTTCGCCAAGGGTTGCTATGTTGGCCAGGAGGTTGTTTCGCGGATGCAGCATCGCGGTACGGCGCGCACGCGTTTCGTTCCCGTGACGGCTTTGGCCGGTTCCTTGCCGGAGCCGGGTGCGGAGATCACCGCTGGGGGCAAGGTGGTCGGGACCTGCGTCAGCGCGACGCAGGATCGTGCCATGGCGAAAATGCGGCTCGACCGGGTGGCCGACGCGCTGAATGCCGGAGCAGCCCTTGAATCCGGTCAGGCCCGGCTTGCCTTGATTCAGCCCGATTGGCTGGGCATTTCCCTCCCGCATGCCGCATACGGGCTCGACAGCGAGCGGTAG
- a CDS encoding dihydroorotase: MAVFDLILKGGCVVNHDGEGIRDIGVRAGAIAEIGDLSQASAERVVDCTGLHILPGVIDSQVHFREPGLDHKEDLETGARAAVMGGVTSVFEMPNTNPQTTTPEALADKIARATNRMHCDFGFWVGGTHENAKDIPELERLPGAVGIKVFMGSSTGSLLVEDDGGVTEILKRTRRRSAFHSEDEEMLRERKPLRVEGDPRSHPVWRSPEVALKCTERLVRIAHATGAKIHVLHISTKEEMDFLVHHKDVATVEVTPNHLTLTAPEAYERLGALAQMNPPVRDEGHREGIWRGLTQGIVDVLGSDHAPHTLEEKQNATYPNTPSGMTGVQTFVPVMLDHVNKGRLSLMRFVDLTSAGPQRIFGIARKGRIAAGYDADFTIVDLKKQKTISNDWIASKCGWTPYDGVSVTGWPVGTMVRGNMVMWEGELTAPGAGAPVRFVDTLGGLRASSRQVDTG, from the coding sequence ATGGCGGTTTTCGATCTGATTCTCAAGGGCGGCTGCGTGGTCAATCACGATGGCGAGGGCATCCGCGATATCGGCGTGCGCGCCGGCGCCATCGCCGAAATCGGCGATCTCTCGCAGGCCTCCGCCGAGCGCGTGGTTGATTGTACCGGTCTCCATATCCTGCCCGGCGTGATCGACAGCCAGGTGCATTTTCGCGAGCCGGGCCTTGATCACAAGGAAGATCTCGAAACCGGCGCCCGCGCGGCCGTGATGGGCGGCGTCACCAGCGTCTTCGAGATGCCCAATACCAATCCCCAGACGACGACACCGGAAGCGCTGGCCGACAAGATCGCTCGCGCGACGAACCGCATGCATTGCGATTTCGGCTTCTGGGTCGGCGGCACGCACGAAAATGCGAAGGACATCCCCGAACTCGAGCGCCTGCCGGGCGCCGTGGGCATCAAGGTCTTCATGGGTTCGTCCACCGGCTCGCTGCTGGTGGAGGATGATGGCGGCGTCACCGAAATTCTGAAACGCACCCGCCGGCGTTCGGCCTTCCATTCGGAAGACGAGGAGATGCTGCGCGAACGCAAGCCCCTTCGCGTGGAGGGCGATCCGCGTTCGCATCCCGTCTGGCGCTCGCCGGAAGTCGCCCTGAAATGCACCGAGCGGCTGGTGCGCATCGCCCATGCGACGGGCGCAAAGATCCATGTGCTGCATATCTCGACGAAGGAGGAGATGGATTTTCTCGTCCATCACAAGGACGTCGCCACCGTCGAGGTGACGCCAAACCATCTCACGCTCACCGCGCCTGAAGCCTATGAGCGCCTCGGCGCGCTCGCCCAGATGAACCCGCCGGTGCGCGACGAGGGCCATCGCGAGGGCATCTGGCGCGGTCTCACCCAGGGCATCGTCGATGTGCTCGGCTCCGACCATGCGCCGCATACGCTGGAAGAAAAGCAGAATGCCACCTATCCGAACACGCCCTCGGGCATGACCGGGGTGCAAACATTCGTGCCGGTGATGCTCGATCACGTCAACAAGGGCCGGCTCTCGCTGATGCGCTTCGTCGATCTCACCTCGGCGGGCCCCCAGCGCATTTTCGGCATTGCCCGCAAGGGACGCATCGCAGCCGGCTATGACGCCGATTTCACCATCGTCGATCTGAAGAAGCAGAAGACCATCAGCAATGACTGGATCGCCTCGAAATGCGGCTGGACGCCTTATGACGGGGTCTCCGTCACCGGCTGGCCGGTCGGCACGATGGTGCGCGGCAACATGGTGATGTGGGAGGGCGAACTCACTGCGCCGGGCGCCGGCGCACCGGTGCGTTTCGTCGATACGCTGGGGGGGCTGAGAGCATCATCCCGTCAGGTGGATACCGGCTGA